A window of Sander vitreus isolate 19-12246 chromosome 18, sanVit1, whole genome shotgun sequence contains these coding sequences:
- the LOC144533169 gene encoding pleurocidin-like peptide WF3, giving the protein MKCIALFLVLSLVVLMAEPGECIWGMLFRGAIHAGRAIHGLIKRRHGETEEQALERVFERERAFA; this is encoded by the exons ATGAAGTGCATCGCGCTCTTTCTTGTGTTGTCGCTGGTCGTCCTCATGGCTGAACCCGGAGAGTGTATTTGGGGGATGCTTTTTAGAGGAGCCATTCACG CTGGCCGAGCGATCCATGG TCTTATCAAGAGGAGACACGGCGAGACCGAGGAGCAAGCGCTGGAACGTGTGTTTGAGCGAGAGAGAGCTTTTGCCTGA